A genomic segment from Candidatus Brocadia sinica JPN1 encodes:
- the selB gene encoding selenocysteine-specific translation elongation factor codes for MKQSLQQSTTAHHVEHIIIGTAGHIDHGKTSLVKALTGIDADRLPEEKQRGLTIDLGFAYLDLDSDQRISIVDVPGHERFVKNMLAGATSINLVLFVIAADDGVMPQTIEHLEIINLLGIRHGLIALTKKDLVTDEWLTVVREDIKNIVTGTTLEHAPIIPVSVVTGEGIEVCKSAIKELISQIQTRSNTRVFRMPIDRSFTISGYGCVVTGPILGGQVSVVDEIEIVPLKKTLRVRGIEVTGERVDTAFAGQRAAINLSGMKSTEIQRGYELSAPGYLQPVNIADASLRLIQSAKNPLKNRTRIRFHLNTSEVMGRVILLDRDTLKPGEETLCQFLLENPITTEREDRFIIRSYSPAYTIGGGKVLRYNTTRLKRFKEETLKTLRILASGNLSDIVEQIYLGNTVGRGERLFAPAIDDISKQVNIHPSIAENVIAGLIKKGLLLKFVIEGKDVIIHRDVIASLKGQMLNILRVFHKENPLKTGMEETQLKTLVAAGFTPVPKTLKAGIGELRQKPISGDNIHPLLLTAVISVLENEKAIKVTDNKLSLMDFMIEVSAKDKGVADKIEETFCKAGFTPPSMEEVSTKFGTNGKAAISLLVEQKKLVIVESGLCFHATALNKLKEMIRDHITKHGTMSVAQFRDLTKTTRKFAVPLLEYFDAIHFTRRMGDVRILL; via the coding sequence GGCAGGGCATATCGACCATGGAAAGACGTCCCTGGTGAAGGCATTGACGGGGATTGATGCCGACAGGCTGCCCGAAGAAAAACAGCGTGGATTGACCATAGATTTGGGTTTTGCCTATCTCGACCTCGATTCAGACCAAAGAATCAGCATCGTAGATGTGCCGGGACATGAACGGTTCGTCAAGAACATGCTGGCGGGCGCGACCAGCATTAACCTCGTATTATTCGTCATTGCGGCTGACGATGGCGTCATGCCACAAACTATTGAACATCTGGAAATTATCAACCTCCTGGGCATCAGACACGGACTCATTGCCTTAACGAAAAAAGACCTGGTAACTGACGAATGGCTAACAGTAGTTCGAGAAGATATCAAAAATATTGTGACGGGTACAACCCTGGAGCACGCACCGATTATTCCCGTATCTGTGGTCACGGGTGAAGGGATTGAAGTCTGCAAGTCTGCCATAAAAGAACTTATTTCACAGATACAAACCAGGAGTAACACACGCGTATTTCGAATGCCCATCGATCGATCTTTTACCATCTCCGGGTATGGATGTGTTGTCACAGGGCCCATTCTGGGTGGGCAGGTTTCCGTGGTGGATGAAATAGAAATAGTGCCCCTCAAAAAAACCTTGCGTGTCAGAGGAATTGAAGTGACCGGAGAACGGGTTGATACTGCCTTTGCAGGGCAACGGGCAGCGATTAATCTCTCGGGTATGAAATCTACCGAAATACAACGTGGGTATGAACTCTCGGCTCCGGGATACTTGCAACCGGTGAACATTGCCGATGCCTCATTAAGATTGATTCAAAGCGCAAAAAATCCATTAAAAAACAGGACACGGATTCGGTTTCACCTTAATACCTCAGAGGTGATGGGTCGTGTTATACTGCTGGATAGAGACACGCTAAAACCCGGCGAAGAGACCTTGTGTCAATTCCTCCTGGAAAATCCCATTACCACCGAAAGGGAAGACCGGTTTATTATTCGCTCCTATTCGCCGGCTTATACCATTGGCGGAGGTAAGGTGCTCAGGTATAATACAACCCGATTGAAACGCTTTAAAGAAGAGACGCTCAAGACTCTAAGGATTCTGGCCAGTGGAAATCTTTCCGATATCGTGGAACAGATTTATTTAGGTAATACCGTTGGCAGAGGCGAACGTCTGTTTGCCCCTGCCATTGATGATATCTCCAAACAGGTCAATATTCACCCTTCGATTGCTGAAAATGTCATAGCAGGGTTGATAAAAAAGGGGTTACTCCTGAAATTTGTTATCGAGGGCAAAGACGTTATTATTCATCGTGATGTTATCGCTTCTTTAAAGGGGCAGATGTTGAATATACTCAGGGTATTTCACAAGGAAAACCCTTTAAAAACAGGGATGGAAGAGACCCAACTCAAAACACTGGTAGCTGCAGGCTTCACGCCTGTGCCAAAAACTTTAAAAGCAGGGATTGGAGAATTGCGCCAAAAACCAATCTCCGGCGATAATATTCATCCTCTCTTGCTCACTGCGGTGATCTCCGTCTTAGAAAATGAAAAGGCCATTAAGGTTACTGACAACAAGCTATCTCTCATGGACTTTATGATTGAGGTATCTGCGAAAGACAAGGGTGTAGCGGATAAAATCGAAGAGACATTTTGCAAGGCAGGGTTTACCCCGCCTTCCATGGAGGAAGTATCCACAAAATTTGGTACCAATGGTAAGGCTGCCATCTCATTGCTTGTTGAACAAAAGAAGCTCGTTATTGTGGAGAGTGGCCTCTGTTTTCATGCTACGGCACTCAACAAATTAAAAGAAATGATCAGGGATCATATCACCAAACACGGTACGATGAGCGTGGCACAGTTCAGGGATTTGACGAAAACCACCCGCAAATTTGCCGTCCCTTTGCTGGAATACTTCGATGCCATCCATTTCACCAGACGGATGGGGGATGTGAGGATATTACTGTAA